The sequence ATGGGCAACCTAGCCGACAGTCTTCCTGGCTATTATGGGTTAGACAAAAATGCATGGAATCACTTCTGTGGAATCTGGAAAGTGGATTTCGAAGCAATGCAAAAACGCTTTAAGACCCCTGATATGATGCATAAAAAAGGTTTCAGTGTATCCACATGGAGATATGGGGTGACTGAAGAGGAGAACATCCCCCACAATGCAGGCACTAAACTTCGAGCCTTGATTGTCGTGGGAAGCGGAATCTCTACGATCGCACGCGTGGATACCACCAAAGACGCTCTAGACAAGATGGATTTAGTCGTCTTTTTTGATCCCTATTTCAATGATGCAGCCGCCCTCACCAACCGAAAAGATAATCTCTATATCCTTCCTGCCGCCACACAGATGGAGACCAGCGGAAGCGTCGCAGCGACGAATCGAAGCTATCAGTGGCGATCCATGGTTATGAAGCCACTCTTTGAGTGTCGACCTGACGAAGAGATTCTCTTTGATTTAGCTAAGCGACTTGGATTCTATGAGGAGTACACTCGCTCTTTGGGGGATGGCAAAGGAAACTTTGTATGGCCCGATGATGCGACTAGAGAGGTGGCCAAGGCTATACGAACTGTCGGCTTCCAAGGCAGAACTCCAGAACGACTCAAGGCTCATGCAGAAAACTGGCATATGTTTGATAAGTTCACCCTCAGAGGAAAGGGCGGCCCCGTCAAAGGCGAATACTATGGTCTTCCTTGGCCTTGCTGGAGCGAAAAGCATCCTGGAACACCAAATCTATGGGATGACAGCATCCCTGTAATGGATGGAGGTCTTGGCTTTAGGGTTCGATGGGGTGATGTGTCACCCACAGGAGAAAGTTTGTTGGCCAGCCAGGACAGCTCTTTGCCCGGCTCAAAATTCAAGGGCGGTCATAGCATGATCACCGATAAAAATGTCGAAGCTATCACTGGAATCGCCCTCACCGAAGAGGAAAAAGCCAAAGTGGCAGGCAAGACATGGGCGACTGACACCACCAATATCTTGGTTGAAAAAGCACTCGCCGCAGGTCTCTCCCCTATGGGTAATGGTAGAGCTAGAGCGATTGTTTGGGAGTGGACGGATCAGATTCCTAAACACCGTGAACCCATCTACACAATTCGACACGATCTCATTAGCCAATATCCAACCTTCAAAGACAAGCCCAACCACTTTAGGGCAAATATTCGCTATGAGAGCCGCCAAAAAGAGAAAGATTGGACCAAAGAGTTCCCGCTTAATATGCTTTCTGGACGACTAGTAGCACAGTTTGGCACAGGCACAGAGACAAGATCAGCTCATTACCTCGCCGAGGTTCAGCCTGAGATGTTTGTGGAGATTCATCCCGAAACAGCCACGGATTTAGGCGTGAAGCATGGTGACATGGTTTGGGTGCACGGCACCAATGGGGCAAAGATTCTCGTGAAAGCGAGACATAGCTACAAGGTCAACAAAACAAGTGTTTTCCTCCCCCAGAATTTCGGAGGAATGTATCAAGGAGAGTCACTGGTTCCGTATCATATTGCAGGCACAGAGCCTTATGTTATTGGTGAATCATGCAATACCATCACAAGTGATGCATACGACATCAACACCAGTACTCCTGAAACCAAGTGCGGCCTCTGCCGCATCGAAAAAGCGTAGGGGGTGAAGCATGGAAAGTCAAGCTAGAGTCAAGTTCTATTGTGATGAGGCTAGATGTATTGATTGTCATGGATGTGATGTGGCTTGTAAAGAGGCCCATCACCTTCCTGTGGGAGTCAACCGAAGAAGAGTGGTGACCCTCAATGAAGGTCTTGTAGGCAAAGAGAAATCCCTCTCTATTGCCTGCATGCACTGCTCTGATGCCCCTTGTGCTCAGGTCTGCCCAGTGGACTGCTTCTATGTTCGAGCCGATGGGATTGTATTGCATGACAAAGAGAAGTGCATTGGATGCGGTTACTGCCTCTATGCCTGCCCCTTTGGTGCTCCTCAATTCCCCAAGAGTGGAATCTTTGGTTCAAGAGGACCTATGGATAAGTGCACCTTCTGTGCTGGAGGTCCTGAAGAGACTCACAGCGAGAAGGAGTATAAGCTCTATGGACAGAATCGTATCGCTGAGGGCAAAGTCCCTGTATGTGCAGCGATGTGCTCCACCAAGGCACTCCTAGCAGGAGATTCTGATAGCATCTCGCTCATCATTCGTGAGAGAGTGCTCAAGCGAGGCAGTGGAACAGCCAGTGTTCCTTACACCTGGTCACAAGCCTACAAGGATTAAGAATGAAAAAGCCTCTATTGCCCCTCCTCTCCCTTCTGGGAGCCTTGGGGGCACAAGCTTCTGAGAATCTCAAGGAGCCCTTGGATTTCAGCTACAACACCCAAATCTATGGAAAGCCCATGATTGAGGCAATCCCCACTTGGGGAAGTGGAGGGATTCTAGGTCTTGGAGAGATTGGAGGAATAGGAGGATTAGGAGAGCTCTTCACCTTCTTGCAAAGTGGTTACTTTGCTCTTATCTTCCTAGCGATCATCATCGCTATCCCTTTGGTCTTCCTAGGTCACTATATGGTGATTGGACCCAAGCGATTCTCTCATGAGGGGAAGAAGATCAAGGTCTTTAACACCTTCAACATCATGGTGCACTGGATTGCAGGGATTCCCTTTGTGCTTCTTTGCATCACAGGACTTCTGATGGTCTTTGGAGATGCCCTAGGGGGTGGAGCTTTTATTCGATTCGCTAGAGATGTGCATGGATTAGCCACGATCATCTTTGCGATCTTTGGTCCCCTCATGTTCATCATGTGGGTGAAGCACGCTCTCTTTAAGATGTATGACATCGACTGGATGCTCATTCTTGGAGGGTATCTAAGCAAGGTGAAGAGACCTATTCCTGCAGGCAAATTCAATGCGGGTCAGAAGATGTGGTTCTGGGTCTGCACGATGGGAGGATTCTTCATGGTCTATAGTGGCTATGTGATGTTCTTCCAAGAGGGCAATATTGAGACCCTAAGACTCATGGCGATCTTGCACAATGTAGTGGGGTTTGCTGTGGTGGCTCTCCTTATGACTCACATCTATATGGCAGCCTTTGCGATTGAGGGTGCATTGCACTCCATCCTAGATGGTCATATGGGTGAAGAGGAGGTAGCGATTCTTCATAGTTTCTACTATAAAGAGTTGCAGGCGGAGGGGAAAGTATGAGACACACCGATAGATTTGTTAAAAAGGTGGTGATTGAACGAATCGGCGATCAGAGAGTGCTCGCCGAGGAGGAAGATGTGGTGATCAAAGAGGAGAGAATCTCTCTCTATCTTAATGGCACCAAGCTTATGTCCATGATGTCTCTTCCTTCCGATCAAGATGCTCATGCGGTGGGCTTCTTGATGAGTGAGGGGGTGATTGAGAAGATCGAAGACTTAAAGAGTGTTCAAATCTCTTCTGATGGGAGCTCTGTCTATGTAGAGGCTCTCATCAACCATGAGAACATCACCAATCTCTTCAAAGAGAAGACACTCACTTCAGGTTGTTGTGTCGGAGTGACGGGGAATCTTGAAGGCAATGTCCTAAGAAAGTTCATCGCTACTCCCATGCAGATTTCTTTGGAGAGAATCTGGGAAGGGATGGAAGAGTTTGAGATGAGCAGCCATCTCTTTCATGAGACAGGCTGCGTTCATAAAGCCTCCCTTCTCTTAGAAGATGGAAGCAAGATCACGGCTGAGGATATTGGTCGTCATAATGCAATTGATAAGGTGATGGGTAAAGCCAGGCTAGGGAGAATAGATACAGAGAAGGCTGTGCTAGTGGTGAGCGGAAGACTCTCCATGGAGATGGTGGTTAAAGCTGTCATGCACAACATTCCCATGATTGTCTCTAGGGCAGCAGCAACCTTTCTTGGAATCAAGACAGCCCAAGAGCTAGGGGTGACTCTAGTGGGCTTTGCTAGAGGGGAGAAGATGAATATCTACACCCATTCTGGTCGAGTGGACTTGAGGGCTTGCAAGAGGAAAAGAGGGGTGACTCTTCACGCTCCAAATCAATCTAGCTCTCTTCTTCGTTAGAGAGTTCGATTAAGTTTTTATCGAAGATTCTAGGGGATTCTCCTCTAGAATCTCTACCCTTGACGACTCTCCTCGTAGAGGTAGGCAATATAGTCTAAAGGCTCAAAGTCGTAGCCTAGACTCTCTAGGGCGGCGGTGATTTGACCTCGATGGTGAGTCTGATGGTTAAAGAGATGAAAGAGGATGCTCTCTCGATCCATGGCGTGTTTTTTCCCCTCGGTGGATTGGTATTCGACCACCTTGGCTAGTTTCTCTTTGGTGGTGTTTTTGATGTAGTCGCATAGCACCTTATCCATCCGCTCGCACACCTCCGCTAGTTCCACCAGACCGATTCCCACCTCTTCATGGATATGCGCTCGCGCAAAAGGCTTGCCTTTGATGCGGCTATACCAAAGCTCTGCGACAATGGCGTTGTGATTGAGAATCCCAAAAATAGAACGAAAGTAGAGCTTCAAATCTTCATGAAGCGTCTCTTTGGGAATCTCAGCACACGCTTTGTAGAGGCGCCGATCACACCAGAGGTTGTAGTGCGCCAGCTCCAAAAGGCGATTTTGGGCTTTCATAATCTCTCTCCTTGGATGTTTGGGTAGATTTGACTCAATGGATTATACCCCTGAATGGAGAATCGTTGGTAACTTTTTGGAGTTGAGATAAGATTCTAAAACCTAATTTTTGAGGCGGGTTTTAACCACTATTTCTCCACAAGGGGCGAAAGATGAAACATCTCATAGGAATCACACTGGCGGCGGGCTTGGCTTTGATCATGACAGGATGCTCTCAAAAGGCTGAAATTCCAGCGGGACAAGATCCTGCTTTGGTGAAGAGCAAAATTGAAGAGGCGCCAGAGTGGGTGAAGAATCCAAGCACGCTCAAGCAACTCGTGGGGATTGGCTCCTCTAGAGCGACTCGCGCGGGGATCAACTTCCAGCGCCAAGAGGCACTGGCTAATGCCAGAGATGATCTAGCGCGTTCTCTTGAGGTGCGGGTGAGAAATATGTTCAAAAATTTCACTCAAGGCGTGGGCGTGGATGGCTATGGCGGAATCGATAAGGTGGCCTCCGATGTCTCTAGACAGGTGAGTGCGCAAACTCTAGCGGGCGTAGTGCAAAAGGATATGTGGATCGCCAAAGATGGAGAGATGTTTGTGATGATTGGATTTGAGCCTGAGATGCTCCAAAAAGCGCTCCGCGACAACCTCACCCAAGGCAAAATCATCTCTTCTAAACAAGAGGCCAAAGAGGCGTTTGAGGAGCTAGACAAGATGATTGATAAGATGGTCAAAGAGGAGGGGGGCTATCTGTAGGTCACTCCAGCGTCTCGCTCTCTTTAAGGGGGTGGGACTTTTTTGGCTTTTGTCGATTCGACTTTTCGCCCTTGATGAAGTGCTCAGCCTCAAGATGCTTGAGGAGGGAATCTTTGAGAGTGTGGTGAAGGTGGAGTATCGCTTTGGAGAGAGTGAGACGCTCAAAGAGGTCAAAAAGATCGCTCTAGAGCGCGCCAAGATTCTCGCGAGTGAGAGCGCTGGAGTCTATATTGAGAGCGTCTATGAAAAAGAGGTGACTCTGCAAAAAGAGGAGGAGCATAAGCGAATCTCTTACCTCATCAAAACCCTCTCTTCGGCGATTTTAGAGACCAAGGTGTTGAGTGAGAGCCAAAAGGACTTCACCTACACGCTCATTCTCCAAGCCCGAGCCAATAGCCGAGTCCTCTATGATAAAGCCAAAGAGCTCAAAGCTTTGCGCGAAAAAAACGAAGAGGTGGCGCGGCTGGTGGAGGAGCTGGAGGCACGACATGAGGAGAAAAAAGAGCTCCTCCACCAGCTCAAAGAGATCATCAATGACCTAGAGAGCGCCCAAAATAAGGGAGTCGAAGGGGTAGAGCTAGAGAAGCTTATCGCGCGAAAAAATGAGGCGCTATATCGCATCCAAGAGCAGGATAAGAGCGTGAAAGAGACGCTCAAAAAAGATGAGATTCATCAAAAGATTCTTGAGATTGAGGCCAAAGAACGCGCTGAGCAAGAGGCTTTGGAGCTCAAAAAGCGCCAAGAAGCAAAGAGATTGGCGGATAAGGAGTTGGCGGCTAAAGAGTTTAGAGAGCAGACCAAAAGAGAGCTATTCAAGGAGTTTAGAGGAGTTTATGACCGATTCTTGGAGGCGCTTCTTAATCATCTGGAGCTTCAAAAGCCCACCCCTAAAGTCCAAAAAGGCAAAATCGAGTGGAGCTATGGCTACACCCTCAAAGAGGGCGCCATTGCCAAGGAGAGAGAGGCTTTGGTGGGATTTTTTAAGCGCTACGGGTTTGATGTGCGCAGCGATAGCGAGGGAGTGGCAGTATTAGAGCATGTGGATAGCGAGATGGAGGGGCTCTTTAAAGAGGTATTGCAAGAGGAGCGGCGAAGGCTTAAGGTGCGATTCTTTATCGATAAAAATATGGAAGAGCGGCTGATTCTG comes from Wolinella succinogenes DSM 1740 and encodes:
- a CDS encoding formate dehydrogenase subunit alpha, which codes for MSEALSGRGNDRRKFLKMSALAGVAGVSQAVGSDQSKVLRPATKQELIEKYPVSKKVKTICTYCSVGCGIIAEVVDGVWVRQEVAQDHPISQGGHCCKGADMIDKARSETRLRYPIEKVGGKWRKTSWDSAMDKIAKQLQDLTQKYGPDSVMFIGGSKCSIEQSYYFRKFAAFFGTNNLDTIARICHAPTVAGVSNTLGYGGMTNHLADMMHSKAIFIIGGNPAVNHPVGMVHILRAKEAGAKIIVVDPHFSRTATKADHYVRLRNGTDVAFMYGMIRHIVKNGLEDKEFIRQRLFGYEEILKECEQYTPEVVEEVTGVPAQQLIEITEIFAKAKPASLIWGMGLTQHTTGTSNTRLAPILQMILGNIGKRGGGTNVLRGHDNVQGASDMGNLADSLPGYYGLDKNAWNHFCGIWKVDFEAMQKRFKTPDMMHKKGFSVSTWRYGVTEEENIPHNAGTKLRALIVVGSGISTIARVDTTKDALDKMDLVVFFDPYFNDAAALTNRKDNLYILPAATQMETSGSVAATNRSYQWRSMVMKPLFECRPDEEILFDLAKRLGFYEEYTRSLGDGKGNFVWPDDATREVAKAIRTVGFQGRTPERLKAHAENWHMFDKFTLRGKGGPVKGEYYGLPWPCWSEKHPGTPNLWDDSIPVMDGGLGFRVRWGDVSPTGESLLASQDSSLPGSKFKGGHSMITDKNVEAITGIALTEEEKAKVAGKTWATDTTNILVEKALAAGLSPMGNGRARAIVWEWTDQIPKHREPIYTIRHDLISQYPTFKDKPNHFRANIRYESRQKEKDWTKEFPLNMLSGRLVAQFGTGTETRSAHYLAEVQPEMFVEIHPETATDLGVKHGDMVWVHGTNGAKILVKARHSYKVNKTSVFLPQNFGGMYQGESLVPYHIAGTEPYVIGESCNTITSDAYDINTSTPETKCGLCRIEKA
- the fdh3B gene encoding formate dehydrogenase FDH3 subunit beta, producing MESQARVKFYCDEARCIDCHGCDVACKEAHHLPVGVNRRRVVTLNEGLVGKEKSLSIACMHCSDAPCAQVCPVDCFYVRADGIVLHDKEKCIGCGYCLYACPFGAPQFPKSGIFGSRGPMDKCTFCAGGPEETHSEKEYKLYGQNRIAEGKVPVCAAMCSTKALLAGDSDSISLIIRERVLKRGSGTASVPYTWSQAYKD
- a CDS encoding formate dehydrogenase subunit gamma yields the protein MKKPLLPLLSLLGALGAQASENLKEPLDFSYNTQIYGKPMIEAIPTWGSGGILGLGEIGGIGGLGELFTFLQSGYFALIFLAIIIAIPLVFLGHYMVIGPKRFSHEGKKIKVFNTFNIMVHWIAGIPFVLLCITGLLMVFGDALGGGAFIRFARDVHGLATIIFAIFGPLMFIMWVKHALFKMYDIDWMLILGGYLSKVKRPIPAGKFNAGQKMWFWVCTMGGFFMVYSGYVMFFQEGNIETLRLMAILHNVVGFAVVALLMTHIYMAAFAIEGALHSILDGHMGEEEVAILHSFYYKELQAEGKV
- the fdhD gene encoding formate dehydrogenase accessory sulfurtransferase FdhD; the encoded protein is MRHTDRFVKKVVIERIGDQRVLAEEEDVVIKEERISLYLNGTKLMSMMSLPSDQDAHAVGFLMSEGVIEKIEDLKSVQISSDGSSVYVEALINHENITNLFKEKTLTSGCCVGVTGNLEGNVLRKFIATPMQISLERIWEGMEEFEMSSHLFHETGCVHKASLLLEDGSKITAEDIGRHNAIDKVMGKARLGRIDTEKAVLVVSGRLSMEMVVKAVMHNIPMIVSRAAATFLGIKTAQELGVTLVGFARGEKMNIYTHSGRVDLRACKRKRGVTLHAPNQSSSLLR
- a CDS encoding DinB family protein; the protein is MKAQNRLLELAHYNLWCDRRLYKACAEIPKETLHEDLKLYFRSIFGILNHNAIVAELWYSRIKGKPFARAHIHEEVGIGLVELAEVCERMDKVLCDYIKNTTKEKLAKVVEYQSTEGKKHAMDRESILFHLFNHQTHHRGQITAALESLGYDFEPLDYIAYLYEESRQG
- a CDS encoding LPP20 family lipoprotein; translated protein: MKHLIGITLAAGLALIMTGCSQKAEIPAGQDPALVKSKIEEAPEWVKNPSTLKQLVGIGSSRATRAGINFQRQEALANARDDLARSLEVRVRNMFKNFTQGVGVDGYGGIDKVASDVSRQVSAQTLAGVVQKDMWIAKDGEMFVMIGFEPEMLQKALRDNLTQGKIISSKQEAKEAFEELDKMIDKMVKEEGGYL